A genome region from Carya illinoinensis cultivar Pawnee chromosome 2, C.illinoinensisPawnee_v1, whole genome shotgun sequence includes the following:
- the LOC122301051 gene encoding 60S ribosomal protein L37-3 produces the protein MGKGTGSFGKRRNKTHTLCVRCGRRSFHLQKSRCSACAYPAARKRTYNWSVKAIRRKTTGTGRMRYLRHVPRRFKSGFREGTQAAPRKKGSAPTA, from the exons ATG ggAAAGGGGACAGGGAGTTTTGGAAAGAGGAGGAACAAGACCCACACCCTGTGCGTGAGGTGTGGCCGCCGCAGCTTCCATCTTCAGAAGAGTCGCTGCTCCGCCTGTGCCTACCCTGCCGCCCGCAAGAGGACAT ATAACTGGAGTGTGAAGGCGATCCGAAGGAAGACTACTGGAACTGGAAGAATGAGGTACCTCCGCCATGTGCCCCGCAGATTCAAGAGCGGCTTCAGAGAGG GTACTCAAGCGGCACCAAGGAAGAAGGGATCAGCTCCAACTGCTTAA
- the LOC122301050 gene encoding uncharacterized protein LOC122301050 has translation MLLRETISKTKILFRKTLQNFKSFFFHRYQKLPKLPSFNHLTRGSRNRKDHQKDQFYMSFFDELEANLDKVKESYSSSIMASKEPRKGTEDARSGNFVKLANQSPAKSKQQEKEKKTNKERSQIGKREESCSKNTNGEEGHGLTAQKMKDLEMMEAGDVEQVLDVEEALHYYSRLTSPVYLDLVDKFFMDIYSQQFEEERLGSTIRF, from the coding sequence ATGCTGCTTAGAGAAACCATTAGCAAAACCAAGATCCTCTTTCGCAAAACTCTACAAAACTTCAAGTCTTTCTTCTTTCACAGATATCAAAAGCTTCCCAAGCTCCCTTCCTTCAATCACTTGACTCGTGGCAGCCGCAACCGAAAAGATCATCAAAAAGATCAATTCTACATGAGTTTCTTTGATGAATTGGAGGCCAATCTAGACAAGGTGAAGGAGAGTTACAGCAGTAGTATAATGGCTTCAAAAGAGCCCAGGAAGGGTACTGAAGATGCACGTAGTGGAAACTTCGTGAAGTTGGCAAACCAAAGTCCTGCCAAGAGCAAACAgcaggaaaaagagaagaaaaccaATAAAGAACGTTCCCAAATAGGTAAAAGGGAAGAGTCATGCTCGAAGAACACGAATGGAGAAGAAGGCCATGGATTAACTGCACAAAAGATGAAAGATTTGGAGATGATGGAGGCAGGAGATGTAGAACAAGTGCTGGACGTAGAGGAGGCGCTCCACTACTATTCTCGCCTCACAAGTCCTGTTTATCTAGACCTTGTCGACAAGTTCTTCATGGACATTTACTCTCAACAATTCGAAGAGGAGAGACTTGGCTCCACTATTAGGTTCTAG